A single Paenibacillus sp. FSL R5-0517 DNA region contains:
- a CDS encoding phosphoadenylyl-sulfate reductase: MNLLEKEELARTKAEELELASPEDIIRYAIETFPNITFACSFGAEDVVLVDMLQKISPSTDIFYLDTDFHFKETYETRDKMQENYNLEFVRVSPKITPEEQAAQHGEELWKSDPNACCNIRKVEPLTRILSQYDAWITGIRRDQAPTRANSKKVEYDTKFGLMKFNPIAHWTTEDVWQYIRDNNVVYNPLHDQNYPSIGCEHCTRQVMPGEDPRAGRWSGNDKTECGLHK; this comes from the coding sequence ATGAACTTATTGGAGAAAGAAGAATTGGCACGCACGAAGGCAGAGGAACTGGAGCTGGCGAGTCCAGAGGATATTATTCGGTATGCTATTGAAACATTTCCTAATATCACTTTTGCATGTAGCTTTGGTGCGGAAGATGTTGTACTTGTAGATATGTTGCAGAAGATCAGCCCATCGACAGATATTTTTTATTTGGATACTGATTTCCACTTCAAAGAAACATACGAAACACGGGATAAGATGCAAGAGAATTACAACCTTGAGTTTGTACGCGTGTCACCTAAGATTACTCCGGAAGAACAGGCAGCTCAACACGGTGAAGAATTGTGGAAGTCTGATCCAAATGCGTGCTGTAACATTCGCAAAGTTGAACCGTTAACACGAATTCTTTCTCAGTATGATGCATGGATTACAGGTATTCGTAGAGATCAAGCACCAACTCGTGCAAACTCCAAGAAGGTTGAATATGATACTAAATTTGGCTTGATGAAGTTTAATCCGATTGCGCATTGGACCACAGAGGATGTATGGCAATATATTCGTGATAATAACGTTGTGTATAATCCTCTTCATGATCAGAACTACCCGAGTATTGGCTGTGAGCATTGCACACGTCAGGTTATGCCTGGTGAGGACCCTCGTGCTGGGCGCTGGTCTGGTAATGATAAAACGGAATGTGGCCTTCATAAATAA
- the gerD gene encoding spore germination lipoprotein GerD, whose protein sequence is MKRPLWQLCCVVLGLSVMLAGCGSDQSSSPPQGSYKEMKTMVVDILKSDEGKKAVEEALTGQSSSSGNSSSEEGGGSGGASGSIGMKMLMPVQSSEQIRIAVKDTITAPEYKKEFEKIMTDPQFAGEFAKVINAQSKQLHMQLIKDPTYQKSVEDIMKSPEVSKMFMDMTKTPDYRKQTMTVMQEVMQNPLFRMEVLTLLKKVVQEELQPKVESGGKQGEEQGGQQDGQGQGGSDGGDGGSSGDSGSGGS, encoded by the coding sequence ATGAAACGGCCTTTGTGGCAGCTATGCTGTGTCGTACTGGGGCTATCCGTCATGCTTGCCGGCTGCGGTTCAGATCAGAGTTCTTCGCCTCCTCAGGGCAGTTATAAAGAGATGAAAACAATGGTTGTAGATATTTTGAAAAGTGACGAAGGCAAGAAAGCAGTGGAGGAAGCTCTTACAGGTCAGAGCTCATCCAGCGGAAACAGCAGTTCGGAAGAAGGTGGCGGTTCAGGTGGTGCTTCGGGATCCATTGGTATGAAAATGTTAATGCCTGTGCAATCTTCGGAACAAATACGTATTGCAGTAAAAGATACCATCACAGCTCCCGAATATAAGAAGGAATTCGAAAAGATCATGACTGATCCGCAGTTTGCGGGGGAATTTGCCAAGGTGATCAACGCACAAAGTAAACAACTTCATATGCAATTGATTAAAGATCCCACATATCAAAAGTCTGTTGAAGACATCATGAAGTCACCTGAGGTATCCAAAATGTTCATGGATATGACAAAGACTCCAGATTACCGTAAACAGACGATGACTGTCATGCAGGAAGTGATGCAAAACCCATTGTTCCGCATGGAAGTACTCACTTTGCTCAAGAAAGTTGTACAGGAAGAGTTGCAACCGAAAGTGGAAAGTGGCGGAAAACAGGGGGAAGAGCAAGGCGGACAGCAAGACGGTCAGGGCCAAGGTGGTAGTGATGGCGGAGATGGTGGAAGCAGTGGAGATTCGGGCAGCGGAGGTTCTTAA
- the truA gene encoding tRNA pseudouridine(38-40) synthase TruA: MRNLCMTLTYDGTAYYGFQVQPGGNTIQDHLEDAIRALTGEKVKITGSGRTDAGVHARRQIFNFPTESQIPIERWCIALNSRLPSDIVVIDAIEVSADFHSRYAAKKKTYRYTVNANQFPDVFNRRLQYHHHAKLDITAMQEALRHFIGTYDYTSFASRKSQKENHVRSVYEAWIEVDRSMCRDHPRDQGVIHIYVSGNGFLQHMVRIIVGTLLEIGEGKRKASDVPNMIAACNRSAAGPTAVSCGLMLWDLEYTKD; the protein is encoded by the coding sequence ATGCGGAACTTATGTATGACGTTAACTTATGATGGCACTGCCTATTACGGCTTCCAAGTACAGCCGGGTGGGAATACCATTCAGGATCATCTTGAAGATGCGATTCGTGCTTTAACCGGTGAGAAGGTTAAAATTACAGGTTCAGGCCGAACAGATGCAGGCGTTCACGCTCGCAGACAGATCTTCAATTTTCCTACGGAATCCCAGATCCCGATTGAACGTTGGTGTATTGCGCTCAACTCCAGATTACCCTCCGATATTGTCGTTATTGATGCGATTGAAGTTTCGGCTGATTTTCATTCTCGCTATGCAGCGAAAAAGAAAACATATCGTTACACAGTCAATGCGAATCAGTTTCCGGATGTATTCAACAGAAGACTGCAGTATCATCATCATGCGAAGCTTGATATTACGGCAATGCAGGAGGCCTTACGACATTTCATAGGGACCTATGATTATACCTCTTTTGCTTCACGCAAGTCTCAGAAAGAGAATCATGTCCGTTCGGTATACGAAGCATGGATTGAAGTGGACCGATCAATGTGCAGAGACCATCCGCGTGATCAGGGTGTCATTCACATTTATGTGAGTGGTAACGGCTTTTTGCAGCATATGGTTCGAATCATTGTAGGCACACTGCTGGAGATCGGAGAGGGCAAACGGAAAGCCTCTGATGTACCGAATATGATTGCTGCATGTAATCGATCTGCTGCAGGACCTACTGCAGTTAGCTGCGGTTTAATGCTCTGGGATCTTGAATATACAAAAGATTAA
- a CDS encoding DNA-directed RNA polymerase subunit alpha, which translates to MIEIEKPKIETVDVNDDGTYGKFVVEPLERGYGTTLGNSLRRILLSSLPGAAVSSVQIDGVLHEFATVPGVMEDVTEVILNLKALSLKIHSDEEKVLEIDAEGEGAITAGDIRADSDVEILNPDLHIATLGPGSRLHMRIFANRGRGYVQADRNKRDDQPIGVIPVDSIFTPISRVNYAVENTRVGQVTNYDKLTLEVWTDGSIRPEEAVSLGAKILTEHLMLFVGLTDEAKDAEIMVEKEEDKKEKVLEMTIEELDLSVRSYNCLKRAGINTVQELTTKTEEDMMKVRNLGRKSLEEVQEKLEELGLGLRTEE; encoded by the coding sequence GTGATTGAAATCGAAAAGCCGAAAATTGAGACGGTAGACGTCAACGATGATGGCACCTATGGGAAATTCGTAGTAGAACCGCTTGAGCGCGGATACGGTACGACGCTTGGAAACTCGCTTCGCCGAATCTTGCTCTCGTCACTGCCGGGTGCGGCAGTGTCTTCGGTTCAAATCGATGGCGTTCTGCATGAATTTGCTACAGTTCCTGGCGTAATGGAAGATGTTACGGAGGTTATTCTTAACCTGAAAGCTTTGTCGCTTAAGATTCATTCGGATGAGGAGAAAGTGCTCGAGATTGATGCTGAAGGCGAAGGAGCAATTACGGCTGGAGATATCCGTGCTGACTCCGATGTGGAAATCCTTAACCCGGATCTGCACATCGCTACGCTCGGACCAGGTTCGAGACTTCACATGCGTATTTTTGCCAATCGCGGTCGCGGCTACGTCCAGGCAGATCGGAATAAACGCGATGACCAGCCGATCGGCGTCATCCCAGTCGATTCCATCTTCACCCCGATCAGTCGCGTTAACTACGCTGTGGAAAATACGCGTGTCGGTCAAGTGACCAACTATGACAAGCTCACGTTGGAAGTTTGGACTGATGGAAGTATTCGTCCTGAAGAGGCTGTAAGCCTTGGCGCTAAAATTTTGACTGAGCATTTGATGCTCTTCGTGGGTCTTACAGACGAAGCGAAAGATGCAGAGATCATGGTCGAAAAAGAAGAAGACAAAAAAGAAAAAGTACTCGAAATGACGATCGAAGAGCTGGATCTCTCTGTTCGTTCCTACAACTGCCTCAAACGTGCCGGTATTAATACCGTGCAAGAGCTGACTACGAAAACGGAAGAAGACATGATGAAAGTCCGTAACCTCGGACGCAAGTCTTTGGAAGAAGTTCAAGAGAAGCTTGAGGAACTTGGTTTGGGACTCCGTACAGAAGAATAG
- the infA gene encoding translation initiation factor IF-1, which yields MAKEDVIEVEGTVLEPLPNATFKVELENGHQILAHVSGKLRMHFIRILTGDKVVVQLSPYDLTKGRITYRK from the coding sequence ATGGCCAAGGAAGATGTCATTGAAGTGGAAGGTACGGTTCTTGAACCGCTACCGAATGCAACATTCAAGGTTGAGCTTGAGAACGGTCATCAAATTCTCGCTCACGTTTCCGGAAAACTACGGATGCACTTTATTCGTATCTTGACTGGAGACAAAGTAGTTGTTCAGTTGTCGCCTTATGATTTAACAAAAGGTCGCATAACTTACCGTAAATAG
- a CDS encoding stage II sporulation protein M: MLKFSTFLRDLGSIRSALIWSVVLFAVGIGAGWVSTGPLEELLLNQIGGLREVSERLEQGGNVQWNFFLFIFFNNAIKSVLVIYAGIFFGILPVIFLLINGMVLGFVVHTTMNYGATFYDIVVKGLLPHGIIEIPVIIIACAFGLKFGGLVIKSLVELGSDKRNTLGTRWRAFMNRTLTASFWVVILLLVAAIIESTLTYTLVRG; this comes from the coding sequence ATGTTAAAATTCAGTACATTTCTTAGAGATCTTGGTTCCATCCGCAGTGCATTAATCTGGTCCGTGGTATTGTTTGCTGTTGGAATAGGGGCAGGATGGGTGAGCACAGGGCCATTGGAAGAGCTGTTGTTGAATCAAATTGGAGGATTACGTGAAGTTAGTGAGCGGCTGGAGCAGGGGGGGAATGTGCAGTGGAACTTCTTCCTGTTTATCTTTTTTAATAATGCAATCAAAAGTGTGCTCGTCATCTACGCTGGTATATTTTTCGGTATTCTGCCCGTCATCTTCCTGCTAATCAATGGGATGGTCCTTGGATTTGTAGTGCACACCACCATGAATTATGGAGCAACTTTCTATGATATTGTGGTTAAAGGCCTGCTTCCGCATGGCATTATTGAGATTCCCGTCATTATTATTGCTTGCGCATTCGGACTGAAGTTTGGTGGTCTGGTTATTAAAAGTCTTGTAGAACTTGGAAGTGACAAACGAAATACGTTGGGTACCCGGTGGAGAGCATTCATGAATAGGACGTTAACGGCATCCTTCTGGGTTGTTATCTTGCTTCTTGTTGCAGCAATCATTGAAAGCACACTTACCTATACTCTGGTGAGGGGGTAA
- the rpmJ gene encoding 50S ribosomal protein L36, with translation MKVRPSVKPICEKCKVIRRKGNVMVICENPKHKQKQG, from the coding sequence ATGAAGGTAAGACCTTCGGTCAAGCCGATTTGCGAAAAATGCAAAGTCATTCGCCGCAAAGGGAATGTTATGGTTATCTGTGAAAATCCGAAACACAAACAAAAACAAGGTTAA
- a CDS encoding KinB-signaling pathway activation protein gives MNLRKWFFLFWTALLIGAAGALGTGLIMMLVNGEKTNGLNDFLLYLLILFGSGVMISVYSQMGFFAYLILNYMGKGVFPKRSWQIVQIVLTVLALLDVMFLRLFVGGDRERMSDIVLGIIILAAAIVTAYVKVKLTHLSALVPTLFFMIAVTIVETIGVLRIDVNAATIFIVVPLLLCNAYQMLILHRLVDVPAKPSVSGKAEQLNESRA, from the coding sequence TTGAATTTACGTAAATGGTTTTTCCTGTTTTGGACAGCCTTGCTTATTGGGGCAGCGGGAGCATTAGGTACAGGATTGATTATGATGCTGGTGAACGGGGAGAAAACAAATGGATTAAATGATTTTCTTCTGTATCTTTTGATCCTATTTGGATCAGGGGTTATGATCAGCGTGTATTCACAAATGGGTTTCTTTGCATATCTAATATTGAATTACATGGGTAAAGGTGTATTTCCTAAGCGTAGTTGGCAGATCGTGCAGATTGTACTAACGGTTCTAGCGCTGCTTGACGTAATGTTTTTACGCCTGTTTGTTGGCGGAGACCGGGAGCGCATGTCGGATATTGTGTTGGGTATCATTATTTTGGCGGCTGCAATTGTTACCGCTTACGTTAAAGTAAAGCTGACTCATCTCTCCGCGCTTGTACCTACACTGTTCTTCATGATTGCGGTCACCATAGTGGAGACGATTGGCGTATTGCGTATTGATGTGAATGCGGCAACCATATTTATTGTGGTACCCTTGCTCTTATGTAATGCATACCAAATGCTGATATTGCATAGGCTTGTGGATGTACCAGCGAAGCCCAGCGTAAGTGGAAAGGCAGAACAGTTGAATGAAAGTCGAGCATAA
- a CDS encoding KOW domain-containing RNA-binding protein has product MNSQSNPQLGQLVKIRKGRNADQAAVIVAIADSKFVYIADGDKRKFDQPKKKNLLHLELQPMISSEVVNSLNESGRVTNGKLRYAVHSFLESTNIQAEEKGD; this is encoded by the coding sequence ATGAACAGTCAGTCTAATCCGCAGCTCGGTCAACTTGTGAAGATCCGTAAAGGCCGCAATGCGGACCAAGCCGCAGTAATTGTTGCTATAGCGGACAGTAAGTTCGTATATATCGCGGATGGAGACAAACGTAAGTTTGATCAACCCAAGAAGAAGAATCTTCTTCATCTTGAACTCCAGCCCATGATTAGCAGCGAGGTTGTGAACAGTTTAAACGAGAGTGGTCGGGTGACAAATGGAAAGCTCCGCTATGCGGTCCATTCATTTCTGGAATCCACCAACATTCAAGCTGAAGAGAAAGGAGACTGA
- the rpsM gene encoding 30S ribosomal protein S13 → MARIAGVDLPRDKRVEIALTYIFGIGKTTSQKILSTTGINPDTRVRDLTEDEVSKLRESIDKEVKVEGDLRREISLNIKRLTEIGCYRGVRHRRGLPVRGQRTKTNARTRKGPRRTVANKKK, encoded by the coding sequence ATGGCACGTATAGCTGGTGTGGATTTGCCACGTGATAAGCGCGTTGAGATCGCCTTGACTTATATTTTCGGAATCGGTAAAACGACTTCCCAGAAAATTCTGAGCACAACAGGCATCAATCCGGACACTCGTGTTCGTGATTTGACGGAAGATGAAGTCAGCAAATTGCGTGAAAGTATCGATAAAGAGGTCAAAGTAGAAGGTGACCTGCGTCGAGAAATCTCTTTGAATATTAAACGTTTGACGGAGATCGGTTGTTACCGTGGAGTTCGTCATCGTCGTGGTCTGCCTGTTCGTGGACAACGTACGAAAACGAATGCTCGTACTCGTAAAGGTCCTCGTCGTACAGTAGCGAACAAGAAGAAATAA
- the rpsK gene encoding 30S ribosomal protein S11 has protein sequence MAKPKKVVRTKRRDRKNIESGVAHIRSTFNNTIVTITDPHGNAISWASSGGLGFRGSRKSTPFAAQMAAETAAKAAMEHGMKAVEVMVKGPGAGREAAIRSLQAAGLEVNLIKDVTPVPHNGCRPPKRRRV, from the coding sequence ATGGCTAAACCGAAAAAAGTCGTACGTACTAAACGTCGTGACCGTAAGAATATTGAATCTGGCGTGGCACATATCCGTTCCACTTTCAATAACACTATCGTTACTATTACGGATCCTCACGGAAATGCAATTTCGTGGGCAAGCTCCGGCGGTCTCGGATTCAGAGGTTCCCGTAAATCGACTCCGTTTGCTGCACAAATGGCTGCTGAGACTGCTGCCAAAGCTGCAATGGAACATGGGATGAAAGCCGTTGAGGTTATGGTTAAAGGACCAGGCGCAGGCCGTGAAGCAGCGATCCGCTCTTTGCAAGCTGCTGGTCTTGAAGTTAACCTGATCAAAGACGTAACTCCAGTCCCGCATAACGGATGCCGTCCTCCAAAACGTCGTCGTGTCTAA
- the pdaB gene encoding polysaccharide deacetylase family sporulation protein PdaB has protein sequence MNSFYVFSGKKIKRYLIVLVAAIFAIGIIYLERGNVSVFSEEAPSAVYSVPTEKKVIALTFDISWGDKRTEPILKVLQENKVQKATFFLSSPWSKTHPEIVTAIKEAGYEIGSHGHRHENYSSLTEEEIRKEISTAHSILTDLTGKEPKLLRLPNGDFDKRVLQVANSLNYQVVQWDTDSLDWKNPGVQTIVDRVVSKAHPGDIVLLHASDSSKQTHEALPVIIDKLKNQGYEFVTVSELLNHSSVEGKEVRDQASGQ, from the coding sequence ATGAACTCGTTCTATGTATTTAGCGGCAAAAAGATTAAACGGTACCTGATTGTCCTCGTTGCTGCCATCTTTGCGATCGGTATTATTTATCTGGAGAGAGGCAATGTCTCCGTATTCTCGGAGGAAGCACCATCAGCCGTCTACAGCGTTCCAACCGAGAAGAAGGTAATTGCACTTACCTTTGACATTAGCTGGGGAGATAAACGGACAGAGCCGATTCTGAAAGTTCTTCAGGAGAATAAAGTGCAAAAGGCAACCTTTTTCCTTTCCTCCCCCTGGAGCAAGACACACCCCGAAATTGTTACTGCCATCAAAGAGGCAGGATATGAAATTGGCAGCCATGGTCACAGACATGAGAACTACAGCAGCCTGACCGAGGAAGAAATTCGCAAAGAAATTTCGACAGCTCATAGCATTTTAACCGATTTAACGGGAAAAGAACCGAAATTACTGCGTCTGCCCAACGGGGACTTTGACAAGCGAGTGCTTCAGGTAGCCAATAGTCTGAATTATCAGGTTGTTCAGTGGGATACCGACTCTTTGGATTGGAAAAACCCCGGAGTACAGACCATTGTTGATCGCGTAGTAAGCAAAGCACATCCAGGGGACATCGTACTGCTGCATGCAAGCGATTCTTCTAAACAGACTCATGAGGCACTTCCTGTCATTATCGACAAATTAAAAAATCAGGGCTATGAATTCGTAACTGTATCTGAATTGCTTAACCATTCCAGTGTGGAAGGTAAGGAAGTTCGTGATCAAGCCAGTGGTCAGTAA
- the rplQ gene encoding 50S ribosomal protein L17 produces MAYQKLGRNSSARKALFRDLVTDLFLYERIQTTEAKAKEVRSIAEKLITKAKKGDLHARRQVAAYVRRETIDGEQDAIQKLFSELSGRYAERPGGYTRILKLGPRRGDAAPMVYLELVDRA; encoded by the coding sequence ATGGCATACCAAAAGTTGGGCCGTAATTCCAGCGCACGTAAAGCTTTGTTCCGTGACCTGGTAACCGACCTGTTCTTATACGAACGCATTCAGACAACTGAAGCGAAAGCAAAAGAGGTTCGCTCTATTGCTGAAAAACTGATCACTAAAGCGAAAAAGGGAGATCTTCATGCCCGTCGCCAAGTGGCAGCTTATGTTCGCCGCGAAACTATCGATGGTGAGCAAGATGCAATCCAAAAACTGTTTAGCGAATTGTCCGGTCGTTACGCTGAGCGTCCAGGTGGATACACTCGTATCTTGAAACTGGGACCTCGTCGTGGTGACGCAGCGCCAATGGTTTACTTGGAACTGGTAGACCGCGCGTAA
- the rplM gene encoding 50S ribosomal protein L13 has translation MRTTYMAKPNEVERQWHIIDAEGKTLGRLASEAAALIRGKHKPQFTPHVDTGDFVVIINAEKIVLTGKKMQGKKYYRHSMHPGGLKVTTAEEMVKNKPERMLELAVRGMLPKTRMGEKMKLRLKAYRGTEHPHAAQKPEVYELRG, from the coding sequence ATGCGTACTACGTACATGGCGAAGCCTAACGAAGTTGAGCGCCAATGGCACATCATTGATGCTGAAGGCAAAACCCTCGGACGTTTGGCGAGCGAAGCAGCTGCTTTGATTCGCGGCAAACACAAGCCACAATTCACTCCACATGTGGACACTGGCGATTTCGTTGTTATCATCAATGCTGAGAAAATCGTATTGACTGGTAAGAAAATGCAAGGTAAAAAATACTACCGTCACTCGATGCACCCAGGTGGTTTGAAAGTAACTACTGCTGAAGAGATGGTTAAAAACAAACCTGAGCGTATGTTGGAATTGGCTGTTCGCGGTATGCTTCCTAAAACTCGCATGGGCGAGAAAATGAAGTTGAGACTTAAAGCGTACAGAGGCACTGAGCATCCACATGCAGCACAAAAACCAGAAGTTTACGAACTTCGCGGTTAA
- the cwlD gene encoding N-acetylmuramoyl-L-alanine amidase CwlD has protein sequence MRKNMGKHFVVWIRLKTIKRVMLSLCLLAMLVAVMSYELPSAKTSGYWSLPMAGKVIAIDAGHGGPDGGAVSKQGVIEKDINLSIALYVRDYLQQAGALVVMTREIDTDLAETDTKGYSKRKTEDLKQRVRRIEDKQADLFISIHMNSVPSNRWSGAQVFYSPNHPDNEGLANLLQQEMVRNLENTDRIAKTVNTVYLLQALKIPSALVEVGFLSHPEEARMLADEAYQRKVAASIYNGILRYSSGERPKS, from the coding sequence ATGCGTAAAAATATGGGGAAACACTTTGTAGTCTGGATTAGGTTAAAAACAATCAAAAGGGTCATGCTGAGCCTCTGTCTGCTGGCCATGTTAGTGGCGGTGATGTCTTATGAGCTGCCTTCTGCCAAGACGTCAGGCTACTGGAGTTTACCGATGGCAGGCAAAGTCATTGCTATTGATGCAGGGCACGGAGGTCCAGATGGAGGAGCGGTAAGTAAGCAGGGGGTTATTGAAAAAGATATTAACCTGTCTATTGCCTTGTATGTGAGAGATTATTTGCAGCAGGCTGGGGCCTTGGTGGTTATGACACGAGAGATAGACACAGATTTGGCAGAAACGGACACCAAGGGGTACTCCAAACGAAAGACGGAAGATCTGAAACAAAGAGTACGGCGGATAGAGGATAAGCAAGCAGATCTCTTTATTAGCATTCACATGAACAGTGTCCCATCCAACCGATGGAGTGGAGCGCAGGTTTTCTATTCACCTAACCATCCGGATAACGAAGGTTTGGCTAATCTGCTTCAACAAGAGATGGTTCGTAATCTGGAGAATACAGATCGAATCGCCAAAACGGTAAACACGGTTTACCTGTTACAGGCTCTGAAGATTCCTTCAGCACTGGTAGAAGTGGGCTTCCTTTCTCATCCGGAAGAGGCACGTATGCTTGCTGATGAAGCTTATCAACGCAAGGTAGCTGCATCGATCTATAATGGGATTCTCAGATATTCCTCAGGAGAACGGCCTAAAAGTTAG
- the rpsI gene encoding 30S ribosomal protein S9 has protein sequence MAQVQYYGTGRRKHSVARVRLVPGEGRIVINKRDINEYFGLETLKLIVKQPLNLTETLNNYDVLVIAHGGGISGQAGAIRHGISRALLKADPEYRASLKKAGFLTRDPRMKERKKYGLKAARRAPQFSKR, from the coding sequence ATGGCACAAGTACAATACTATGGGACAGGTCGTCGTAAACATTCGGTAGCACGTGTTCGCCTTGTACCGGGTGAAGGACGCATTGTCATCAATAAACGTGATATTAATGAATACTTCGGTTTGGAAACACTCAAACTGATCGTAAAACAACCACTGAACTTGACAGAAACGCTCAACAACTATGACGTTCTTGTTATTGCTCATGGTGGCGGAATCTCCGGTCAAGCCGGCGCAATCCGTCATGGTATCTCCCGCGCTCTGCTCAAAGCAGATCCGGAATACCGTGCATCCCTGAAAAAAGCAGGATTCCTGACTCGTGACCCACGTATGAAAGAGCGTAAAAAATACGGTCTTAAAGCGGCTCGTCGCGCACCTCAGTTCTCCAAACGTTAA
- a CDS encoding Mrp/NBP35 family ATP-binding protein: MLSKEQILELLQPLQEPQLGVSLTELEWVRDIMVKENHVALTIVTLENRPEDSTALSDAARNLLSQHGLRDVHIRVRAASEHDRESLNMGQPDKEPDRDEVLVKGHAAGLDGHELLSPESGVRFIAVASGKGGVGKSTVTVNLAAALARQGKKVGLIDADIYGFSVPDMMGIEEYPVVEDGVIQPVERFGVKVMSMGFFIRENNPVIWRGPMLGRMLRQFFTDVQWGELDYMLLDLPPGTGDVALDVHQLLPQSKEIIVTTPHATAAFVAARAGAMAIQTDHELLGVVENMAYYECGRCGEKDYVFGRGGGGRLAESLHTSLLAQIPLGTPDNHPSEPDFSPSVYKADSRIGVIYDEVARSIESQF; the protein is encoded by the coding sequence ATGTTATCAAAAGAACAGATACTTGAACTATTACAGCCATTACAAGAACCACAATTGGGAGTAAGTCTGACCGAACTGGAATGGGTTCGAGATATTATGGTGAAAGAAAATCATGTGGCTCTGACCATAGTGACACTGGAAAATCGACCTGAGGATTCAACAGCCTTGAGTGATGCAGCACGTAATTTGTTGTCCCAGCACGGACTGAGGGATGTACATATTCGCGTACGTGCAGCTTCTGAGCATGATCGTGAGAGCCTGAATATGGGACAACCTGATAAAGAGCCGGATCGGGACGAAGTGCTCGTAAAAGGTCACGCAGCGGGCCTGGATGGACATGAGTTGTTAAGTCCTGAATCAGGGGTTCGTTTTATTGCAGTGGCCAGTGGTAAAGGTGGCGTTGGTAAATCAACGGTGACCGTTAATCTCGCTGCAGCCTTGGCACGTCAAGGCAAGAAAGTAGGCTTGATTGATGCGGATATCTACGGCTTCAGTGTACCTGACATGATGGGGATTGAAGAATATCCGGTCGTTGAAGATGGCGTTATCCAACCGGTTGAACGTTTCGGAGTCAAAGTGATGTCCATGGGCTTCTTTATTCGGGAGAACAATCCAGTGATCTGGCGAGGACCCATGCTCGGCCGGATGTTGCGTCAATTCTTTACTGATGTCCAGTGGGGCGAGTTGGATTATATGTTACTGGATTTGCCACCAGGTACGGGAGATGTTGCTTTGGATGTGCATCAGTTGTTGCCACAAAGCAAGGAAATTATTGTGACCACGCCACATGCAACAGCAGCTTTTGTCGCTGCACGTGCGGGTGCAATGGCCATTCAGACCGATCATGAGTTGCTTGGTGTGGTTGAGAACATGGCTTATTATGAATGCGGCCGTTGCGGCGAGAAGGATTATGTCTTTGGACGTGGAGGCGGGGGAAGACTTGCGGAAAGTCTGCACACAAGCTTGCTTGCCCAGATTCCACTAGGCACGCCGGATAATCATCCTTCTGAGCCTGATTTCTCACCTTCCGTTTACAAAGCAGATTCTCGTATAGGGGTTATCTACGATGAAGTGGCCCGGTCCATTGAATCCCAGTTTTAA